One Chengkuizengella sediminis DNA segment encodes these proteins:
- a CDS encoding aminotransferase class I/II-fold pyridoxal phosphate-dependent enzyme: protein MFKSEDIQQMVEEVEVHIEHKLKDVDKRIDSNQWKVLEVFQKHQVSDFHFNDSTGYGYNDRGREVLDQVYADVFGAESAIVRPHFVSGTHTINTALFGLLRPGDHLLFITGKPYDTLHNVIGKPDDGLGSLQDYGIKYNAVDLLAGGSLNWEEIIKNINNQTKVIGIQRSRGYEWRSAFSIKEIEKMISKIKTINPELIVFVDNCYGEFTETFEPTHVGADLIAGSLIKNPGGGIASSGGYIAGKKKYVDLASYRLTAPGIGGEVGAMLGTTRTMFQGLFLAPHFVGQALKGSIFAASMFEKIGFITHPNWKDTRSDLIQAIQFENSEQLISFVQSIQKASPVDAHVVPVPWEMPGYDHPIIMGAGTFIQGGSLELSADGPIRPPYIAYMQGGLTYSHCKFAVIKAVKDMLYLVKS from the coding sequence ATGTTTAAGTCAGAAGATATACAACAAATGGTTGAAGAAGTAGAAGTGCATATTGAACACAAGTTAAAGGACGTAGATAAAAGAATTGATTCTAATCAATGGAAGGTTTTAGAGGTTTTTCAAAAACATCAAGTGAGTGATTTTCATTTCAATGATTCAACGGGATATGGATACAATGATAGAGGGCGAGAAGTTTTGGATCAGGTTTATGCAGATGTATTCGGTGCAGAATCAGCCATCGTTAGACCTCATTTTGTTTCAGGTACGCATACGATCAATACTGCTTTGTTTGGCTTATTAAGGCCTGGGGATCATTTACTGTTTATTACAGGCAAGCCATACGATACATTACATAATGTAATAGGTAAACCAGACGATGGATTAGGTTCCTTACAGGACTATGGTATAAAGTACAATGCAGTAGACCTTCTTGCGGGTGGAAGTTTGAATTGGGAAGAGATCATCAAAAACATCAACAACCAAACGAAGGTTATAGGTATTCAACGTTCTAGAGGGTATGAATGGAGATCTGCATTTTCTATAAAAGAGATCGAAAAGATGATATCAAAAATTAAAACTATAAACCCAGAATTGATTGTATTTGTAGATAATTGTTATGGAGAATTTACAGAAACTTTTGAACCTACCCATGTTGGGGCTGATTTGATAGCTGGTTCATTAATTAAAAACCCTGGGGGTGGAATCGCATCCTCGGGTGGATATATAGCAGGTAAAAAAAAGTATGTTGACTTAGCGTCTTATCGATTAACCGCTCCAGGTATTGGAGGTGAGGTTGGTGCAATGTTAGGTACAACACGTACAATGTTCCAAGGTTTATTTCTTGCGCCACATTTTGTTGGACAGGCCTTAAAAGGGAGTATCTTCGCAGCATCTATGTTTGAAAAAATTGGATTTATAACGCATCCAAACTGGAAAGATACTAGGTCTGATCTAATTCAGGCGATACAATTTGAAAACAGTGAACAGTTAATTTCATTTGTACAAAGTATTCAAAAAGCTTCACCTGTAGATGCACATGTAGTTCCTGTACCTTGGGAAATGCCAGGTTATGATCATCCGATAATTATGGGAGCAGGGACTTTTATACAAGGAGGAAGTTTAGAACTATCAGCCGATGGACCTATTCGTCCACCATACATCGCGTATATGCAAGGAGGACTAACATATTCACATTGTAAGTTTGCTGTCATTAAAGCTGTAAAGGATATGTTATATTTAGTGAAATCATGA
- a CDS encoding MerR family transcriptional regulator yields the protein MSDEIRRNMALFPIGIVMKLTDLTARQIRYYEQHELIVPARTAGNQRLFSLNDVERLLEIKSLIEKGVNIAGIKQVLLPIEKNSDDATVINEQTEVARKELTDSDLHKYLKRQLRTKRPGQVSLIQGELSRFYNK from the coding sequence ATGAGTGATGAAATACGCAGAAATATGGCTTTGTTTCCTATCGGAATTGTAATGAAATTGACTGATTTAACAGCAAGGCAAATTCGTTATTATGAACAACATGAATTGATTGTTCCAGCTAGAACGGCGGGTAACCAACGCTTGTTCTCACTTAATGATGTTGAGCGACTTCTTGAAATAAAATCTTTAATTGAAAAAGGAGTTAACATTGCTGGAATTAAACAAGTGCTCCTGCCTATTGAAAAAAATTCTGATGATGCAACAGTCATAAATGAACAAACAGAAGTGGCTAGAAAAGAACTGACAGATTCTGACCTTCACAAGTACTTAAAGAGACAATTAAGAACAAAACGTCCTGGTCAAGTTTCCTTGATTCAAGGTGAATTGTCTCGTTTTTATAATAAATAA
- the glnA gene encoding type I glutamate--ammonia ligase yields MSFTREDIIRNAKEENVRFIRLQFTDLLGTIKNVEIPVSQLEKALDNKMMFDGSSIEGYVRIEESDMYLYPDLETWLIYPWYEEDKIARLICDIYMPDGTPFAGDPRAILKHNLKKAEELGFTSMKVGPEPEFFLFKTDEKGSPTLEVNDQGGYFDLAPTDLGENCRREIVLTLEEMGFEIEASHHEVAPGQHEIDFKYANAVKAADQIQTFKLVVKTIARKHNLHATFMPKPLFGVNGSGMHCHQSLFKGKENSFYNESDMLGLSETARYYMAGILKHARAFTVLTNPTVNSYKRLVPGYEAPVYVAWSASNRSPMIRVPASRGLSTRIEVRSPDPTANPYLALAVMLRAGLDGIENKLSLPEPTDRNIYVMSEEERIESGIPVLPYSLSEALDVLLNNEIICEALGDHALEHFIELKEIEWDMYRTQVHSWERDQYMTSY; encoded by the coding sequence ATGTCATTTACAAGAGAAGATATTATACGTAATGCAAAAGAGGAAAACGTAAGATTTATTAGACTTCAATTCACGGATTTATTAGGAACGATTAAAAATGTTGAAATTCCAGTTAGTCAGTTAGAAAAAGCACTAGACAATAAAATGATGTTTGATGGTTCTTCCATTGAAGGTTATGTTCGTATTGAAGAATCTGACATGTATTTATATCCTGATCTTGAAACATGGTTAATTTATCCATGGTATGAAGAAGATAAAATTGCACGATTAATTTGTGATATCTATATGCCTGACGGTACTCCTTTTGCTGGTGACCCAAGAGCGATTTTAAAACATAATTTAAAGAAGGCTGAAGAGTTAGGATTTACGTCTATGAAGGTAGGACCTGAACCGGAATTTTTCCTATTTAAAACGGATGAGAAGGGGAGCCCTACTTTAGAGGTGAATGATCAAGGAGGATATTTTGATCTAGCTCCTACGGATCTAGGTGAAAATTGTCGTCGTGAAATTGTTTTAACATTAGAAGAAATGGGATTTGAGATCGAAGCTTCACATCATGAGGTAGCTCCAGGACAACATGAAATTGATTTTAAATATGCAAATGCTGTTAAAGCAGCAGATCAGATCCAAACTTTTAAATTAGTCGTTAAAACTATCGCTAGAAAGCATAACCTGCATGCAACGTTTATGCCAAAGCCATTGTTTGGTGTAAATGGATCTGGAATGCATTGTCATCAATCTTTGTTTAAAGGAAAAGAAAATTCATTTTATAATGAGAGTGATATGTTAGGTTTAAGTGAAACAGCTCGTTACTATATGGCAGGTATTTTAAAACATGCTCGTGCGTTTACAGTTTTAACTAACCCTACAGTTAACTCATACAAACGTCTTGTACCTGGATATGAAGCTCCTGTATACGTTGCTTGGTCAGCAAGTAATCGAAGTCCAATGATTCGTGTACCTGCTTCAAGAGGTTTAAGCACTCGTATAGAGGTTCGAAGCCCAGACCCTACTGCTAATCCTTACTTAGCATTAGCAGTAATGTTAAGAGCTGGACTAGATGGAATAGAAAATAAACTTTCACTTCCTGAACCAACAGACCGTAATATCTATGTAATGTCAGAAGAAGAGCGTATTGAAAGTGGAATTCCAGTACTGCCATACTCCTTATCAGAAGCTTTGGATGTTCTTCTAAATAATGAAATCATCTGTGAAGCTTTAGGAGATCATGCATTAGAACATTTTATTGAGTTAAAAGAAATAGAGTGGGATATGTATCGCACACAAGTTCATTCTTGGGAAAGAGATCAATATATGACTTCTTATTAA
- a CDS encoding RHS repeat-associated core domain-containing protein, with translation MVYPNLKQVDYTHDNLNRIQTISYDGQVVGDYDYTISTNGTSSSLNYVPLTMGFQTDINPFGEMIFHEQEDTGSITWAESFGYDGLGNIESINQNGEISTYQYDDLNRIIQEDVVEGIQTYTYDEKGNRKTMEGTMKLPLGPREFTYNALNQLSTFKENDEETTYQYYVGGLRATKESQNGDFTRYIYFQGNVIEELDQEGNPTARNIWGNQLLYREDMTSSLGGYYFYNGHGDVVKVIADDGSKDVLKEYDYDIWGNVLSETSHETKTFDNPFQYTGEIYDEESGLIYLRARYYDPSIGRFITEDTYEGTISNPLSMNLYTYVYNNPMIYNDPSGHLGNAIIQKYGHEFLGDSTSNNTYNPNLINMFNSVNFVYATPVDTHDMLDAFGLVPFLGEPADLFNGFLYTIEGDKINATLSYASLIPFGGWFASSIKYGIKQTGTVWDTIKATQPFYDGTLLPIMFID, from the coding sequence TTGGTTTATCCTAATTTAAAACAAGTGGATTATACTCATGACAATTTAAATCGCATTCAAACCATTTCCTATGATGGTCAAGTGGTTGGGGATTACGATTACACCATTTCAACAAATGGTACTTCCTCCTCACTCAATTATGTTCCATTAACCATGGGATTCCAAACGGACATCAATCCATTTGGGGAAATGATCTTTCATGAACAAGAAGATACAGGAAGTATTACTTGGGCTGAATCTTTTGGTTATGATGGACTTGGGAATATTGAATCTATTAATCAAAACGGTGAAATCAGTACGTATCAGTATGATGATCTAAATCGAATCATTCAAGAAGATGTAGTTGAAGGCATCCAAACCTATACGTATGATGAAAAAGGGAATCGTAAAACGATGGAAGGAACGATGAAACTTCCATTGGGTCCAAGAGAATTTACGTATAATGCATTAAATCAATTAAGTACCTTTAAAGAAAATGATGAGGAAACTACGTATCAATACTATGTAGGTGGACTACGTGCAACCAAAGAAAGTCAAAATGGTGACTTTACAAGATACATTTACTTCCAAGGAAATGTCATTGAAGAATTAGACCAAGAAGGAAACCCAACAGCAAGAAATATTTGGGGAAATCAGTTATTATATAGAGAAGATATGACATCTAGTTTAGGTGGATATTACTTCTATAACGGTCATGGTGATGTAGTTAAAGTCATCGCAGATGATGGTAGTAAAGATGTTTTAAAAGAATACGATTACGACATTTGGGGTAATGTTTTATCTGAAACAAGCCATGAAACGAAAACCTTTGATAACCCATTCCAGTATACGGGTGAAATCTATGATGAAGAATCTGGATTGATTTATTTACGTGCAAGATACTATGATCCATCGATAGGAAGATTTATTACTGAGGATACGTATGAAGGGACAATTAGTAATCCACTTAGTATGAATTTGTATACGTATGTTTATAACAATCCTATGATTTATAACGATCCAAGTGGACATCTAGGAAATGCAATAATTCAAAAATATGGGCATGAGTTTTTGGGTGATAGCACTAGTAATAATACTTATAACCCTAATCTTATCAATATGTTTAATTCAGTTAATTTTGTTTATGCCACTCCTGTAGATACTCATGATATGCTAGATGCTTTTGGTCTTGTACCATTTTTAGGTGAACCTGCAGATTTATTCAATGGATTTCTTTATACAATAGAAGGAGATAAAATAAATGCTACATTATCATATGCTTCTTTAATTCCATTTGGTGGATGGTTTGCAAGCTCAATAAAATATGGAATTAAACAAACTGGTACAGTGTGGGATACAATAAAAGCTACTCAACCTTTTTATGATGGAACTTTACTTCCAATTATGTTTATAGACTAG
- a CDS encoding YjcZ family sporulation protein produces the protein MSSHSGSGAALVLVLFILLVIILLASWSMAPTCVRAGYSL, from the coding sequence ATGAGTAGTCACAGTGGTTCTGGAGCTGCATTAGTTCTAGTTTTATTTATACTACTTGTAATAATATTATTAGCTTCTTGGAGTATGGCTCCAACCTGTGTTAGAGCAGGATATTCGCTTTAA
- a CDS encoding S8 family serine peptidase, translated as MKKRVSKVFMSFIAMVLLLSTFGMGATAQTDNTSQITVKELPVAELFGDIELSSSGPTTVIVELEAESIVEAKQKGKNQSKDNLKAERQKVINALEQAVEQAEVNREYDYVFSGFSVELAGTDIMKLATIPGVKAVYPNVNYTAGVISVEELSAELFSPEMVKSAPFIGANDAWEAGFTGEGVTVAVIDTGVDYTHPDLVHAFGDYKGWDFVDDDNDPQEGPTQSHGTHVSGTVAANGVIKGVAPDASLLGYRVLGPDGGTTEDVVAGIERAVQDGADVMNLSLGNPLNNPDWATSIALDWAMAEGVVAVTSNGNSGPDNWTVGSPGTSREAISVGATQLPFDNYDVDVTTTGGVEYESDKVLGYEKVEDIEVLDGNEYEFVFAGLGSAEEFAEVDAEGKIALISRGAYAFVDKAANAKAAGAVGAIIFNHSPGEIPFVIPGMDVPTVKITNAEGLIMLAELEAGNNTVTLDFEYVSTSPEVIADFSSRGPVALSWMIKPDVSAPGVDIVSTYPGNSYASSQGTSMASPHVAGAAALLLQKNPHWDTEDVKAALMNTAENLVDPASGEDFAHNTQGAGSIRVVDALDAMTLVSPGSHSFGKFVKDTGKQVEKQFFEIQNLSDKTKSYSFNVTMDGNPEGIKVMLSNNLNVQPGSTQEVNFHVQVDTSKLAPGYYEGTIEVSDGEQVFDLPTILFVGEPDYPRVTGAFMENALDDMYSMGSYLPGGAEVLQYDLYAFDASTGTIGGFIDTLGAFENVPAPLHEFSWDGTVQGGIPLPNGDWVLAVYVESNGVTEYSAFLVTKE; from the coding sequence ATGAAAAAACGAGTATCGAAAGTATTTATGAGTTTTATTGCAATGGTGTTATTGTTATCTACTTTTGGTATGGGAGCAACTGCTCAAACAGACAATACCTCACAAATCACGGTTAAGGAATTGCCTGTAGCTGAATTGTTTGGAGATATCGAACTATCTTCAAGCGGGCCGACGACAGTCATTGTAGAACTGGAAGCTGAGTCGATTGTAGAGGCAAAGCAAAAAGGAAAAAATCAATCGAAAGACAATTTAAAGGCTGAAAGACAAAAAGTGATAAATGCACTTGAACAAGCAGTGGAGCAGGCGGAAGTAAACCGCGAATATGACTATGTCTTCTCTGGTTTTTCAGTAGAATTAGCTGGAACCGATATTATGAAACTTGCAACCATTCCTGGTGTTAAAGCAGTTTATCCAAATGTGAACTATACAGCGGGAGTGATTTCAGTGGAAGAGCTTTCTGCTGAATTGTTTAGTCCAGAAATGGTCAAAAGTGCACCTTTCATAGGAGCTAATGATGCTTGGGAAGCTGGATTTACCGGTGAAGGAGTAACGGTCGCTGTCATCGATACAGGGGTTGATTACACTCATCCTGATTTAGTACATGCGTTTGGAGACTACAAAGGATGGGACTTTGTAGATGATGACAATGACCCTCAAGAAGGTCCTACTCAATCTCACGGGACACATGTATCCGGTACGGTAGCTGCTAACGGAGTGATTAAAGGAGTGGCTCCGGATGCATCACTTCTAGGCTATCGTGTATTAGGACCAGATGGGGGAACAACAGAGGATGTGGTTGCTGGGATTGAGAGAGCGGTTCAAGATGGAGCAGACGTGATGAACTTATCTCTAGGTAACCCGTTGAATAACCCGGACTGGGCTACATCGATTGCTTTAGATTGGGCAATGGCGGAAGGAGTCGTAGCCGTTACATCTAATGGAAACTCAGGACCAGACAACTGGACTGTTGGATCTCCAGGAACTTCTCGTGAAGCCATCTCCGTTGGAGCGACGCAATTGCCGTTTGATAATTATGATGTTGATGTTACAACAACTGGTGGCGTAGAGTATGAAAGTGATAAGGTATTGGGCTATGAAAAAGTTGAAGATATAGAGGTATTAGACGGTAATGAATATGAGTTTGTGTTTGCTGGTTTAGGAAGCGCAGAAGAGTTTGCGGAAGTTGATGCAGAAGGAAAAATCGCTTTAATTAGCCGCGGGGCTTATGCCTTTGTAGACAAAGCCGCTAACGCTAAAGCTGCAGGTGCGGTTGGAGCCATTATTTTCAACCATTCGCCAGGTGAAATTCCTTTTGTTATTCCAGGCATGGATGTACCAACAGTGAAAATCACTAATGCAGAAGGTCTAATAATGCTTGCAGAATTAGAGGCTGGAAACAACACGGTTACTTTAGATTTTGAATATGTATCGACATCACCTGAAGTGATTGCGGATTTCTCTTCTCGTGGCCCGGTAGCGCTTTCATGGATGATCAAGCCGGATGTTTCGGCTCCTGGTGTTGATATTGTAAGTACGTACCCTGGAAATAGTTACGCTTCCTCACAAGGAACAAGTATGGCTTCACCACATGTAGCGGGTGCTGCAGCGTTATTATTACAGAAAAACCCTCATTGGGATACAGAAGATGTTAAAGCGGCGTTAATGAATACGGCTGAAAACCTTGTGGATCCAGCAAGTGGAGAAGATTTTGCTCACAATACCCAAGGCGCCGGTAGTATTCGCGTGGTCGATGCATTAGATGCCATGACATTGGTTTCTCCTGGAAGTCATTCGTTTGGGAAATTTGTAAAAGATACCGGGAAACAAGTAGAAAAGCAATTTTTTGAAATTCAAAACCTATCAGATAAAACAAAAAGCTACAGCTTTAATGTAACAATGGATGGAAATCCAGAGGGTATTAAAGTTATGCTTAGTAATAACCTGAATGTACAACCAGGTTCAACACAAGAAGTGAATTTTCATGTACAGGTAGATACCTCAAAATTAGCACCAGGGTACTATGAAGGAACCATTGAAGTCAGTGATGGAGAACAAGTTTTTGACCTTCCAACGATATTGTTTGTTGGGGAGCCAGACTACCCTCGTGTAACAGGTGCGTTCATGGAAAATGCATTAGATGATATGTACAGCATGGGCTCTTACTTGCCGGGTGGCGCTGAGGTGCTGCAGTATGACTTGTATGCATTCGATGCAAGTACTGGTACTATTGGTGGATTCATCGATACGTTAGGAGCTTTTGAAAATGTACCAGCTCCACTTCATGAATTTTCATGGGACGGTACAGTACAAGGTGGCATCCCACTTCCTAACGGAGATTGGGTATTAGCGGTTTATGTAGAATCAAATGGTGTTACAGAATATAGTGCGTTCTTGGTAACAAAAGAATAA
- a CDS encoding BlaI/MecI/CopY family transcriptional regulator, with the protein MLTDLERKVLRILYNFPHSIKKRMPTIRELEIKTGKDEKTVRSVLNGLVRGGYIECKDGNTQNIKIISTRDYDSPFK; encoded by the coding sequence ATGCTTACTGACTTAGAAAGAAAAGTATTACGTATCCTGTATAACTTCCCTCATTCAATAAAAAAAAGGATGCCAACCATTCGAGAACTCGAAATCAAAACAGGAAAAGACGAGAAAACAGTCCGTTCAGTATTAAACGGACTTGTTAGAGGTGGATATATAGAATGTAAAGACGGTAATACTCAAAACATAAAGATTATATCAACTAGGGATTATGATTCACCTTTTAAATGA
- a CDS encoding transcriptional regulator: protein MFGLGKPRTKFGKFIDKKEISQTWVSENCGIDKNTTSRLTGNDDYKPNRSTKHRVVSGLRKKGEEVDESDFW, encoded by the coding sequence ATGTTTGGACTAGGTAAACCAAGAACAAAATTTGGAAAGTTTATTGATAAGAAAGAGATCTCACAAACATGGGTAAGTGAAAATTGTGGAATAGATAAAAATACAACAAGTAGATTAACTGGAAATGATGATTATAAACCAAACAGAAGCACAAAACACAGGGTAGTATCAGGATTGAGGAAAAAAGGTGAGGAAGTTGATGAATCAGATTTTTGGTAA
- a CDS encoding protease complex subunit PrcB family protein, protein MKFKKIGLAAITLAMILSLPSFNSNASVNGVNVEENSTTPDEKVTFKVETVNEEVDKVTLSWGEKPNTGYSIEITSVDFVNNEAVIHYQLHYPGEGMFYAPVITEPKAETYISTSLTLSIQQEK, encoded by the coding sequence ATGAAATTCAAAAAAATTGGCCTTGCTGCCATAACTTTAGCAATGATATTATCTTTGCCATCTTTTAATTCAAATGCTTCTGTTAATGGAGTAAACGTAGAAGAAAATTCAACTACCCCTGATGAAAAAGTTACCTTTAAAGTAGAGACAGTTAATGAAGAAGTAGATAAAGTTACTTTATCTTGGGGAGAAAAACCAAATACAGGATATTCTATAGAAATTACATCTGTGGACTTTGTTAATAATGAAGCTGTCATTCATTATCAACTTCATTACCCAGGTGAAGGTATGTTCTACGCTCCGGTAATTACTGAACCTAAAGCAGAAACTTATATTTCAACTTCATTAACATTAA